A stretch of Nitrospira sp. DNA encodes these proteins:
- a CDS encoding glucoamylase family protein, whose product MDTVPSFVPLSAELNEPIRAELFGAERLEQHAESLAVAQVVTDDSRRGGLLMPRVLENGRVLVDSYRTIARAIRDEKAITPAAEWLVDNFHIVDEQLREIVDDLPPGYYRQLPKLASGHLQQYPRVFGVAWAFVAHTDSRFDPDMLRRFVVAYQRVQPLTMGELWAVAISLRVVLVENLRRLAERMVQSRAARLEADELADSLLGSGAVAPESPATALRRFEHRPLATAFAVQLVQRLRDLDPKVRPVLRWLDERLAAQGTTADDMVHAEHQQQAAMSVTVRNVITSMRLTSAFDWAEFVEHVSLVDAMLRRASGYAEMDFVTRDTYRHGVEDLSRGTGLSEIDVATRVVQRALQAGAEAHASAQPERERQRDPGYYLISQGRRAFERELGYRESWKQRLVRWYVQASAPGYLGSLAVVTAMVLALPLWYADHTGVGIAGLALLGLLALVPASDVAMALINRTVMTILGPRPLPRMALRNGIPKELRTIVVVPTLLTDPQGIEEHVERLEVHYLANADEDLRFVLLSDWRDAPSECLPGDAELLASAGEGIARLNRRYGPAAGGGSRFVLLHRRRLWNESEHLWMGWERKRGKLHELNQLLRGSASTTFISVCGHPPEVIPSVRFVITLDADTRLPRGAAHRLIGTMAHPLNRPRFDPRAGRVLDGYGVVQPRITPSLPGSGEGSYFQQTFSGPSGVDPYASAVSDVYQDLFREGSYTGKGIYEIDAFEAALAGKVPDNTMLSHDLFEGLFARAALATDIELFEAFPAHYEAAAARQHRWARGDWQLLPWLFGRGHTGSMPARPVTIPAIGRWKMADNLRRTLSAPTACLTLIAGWLLPKGSAWVWSGCILSAIAIPSLVSVVLGLYPRRPGVALRTHLRGVGADLKLAAAQIGLTSTFLAHQAWLMMDAIVRTLGRLAITHRPMLEWVTAAQAEQAYTCNLTGMYRRMAGSVALAVLAGGGVAVWGGEGSWAAAAPFLLLWVAAPAVARWVSLPPPQIGAEPVSPADARALRLIARRTWRFFETFVSSEDHALPPDNFQEDPKPVVAHRTSPTNIGLYLLSTLAARDLGWLGTVEAAERLDATLATMHRLERCHGHFYNWYDTRTLCPLDPKYVSSVDSGNLAGHLVAVSNGCRELIQSSSIDGNLLAGIDDAIQLLREALAEIPDQRQTHTVTRKQLSQAVDLVAAALRSRPGDAAGWTSRIGHLHTVSRTVADMAQALSQERGEGPDGELRIWAEAIRVCVESHVRDAALVLPWIRFSDKDLAALFDGPSGPSPEWAVIAPHFHPVPTLASAPERCEAALRALDSLRSERLSTPAPHRVSLGRIAALADALRQSAADVTLLTRRLAAMADDAERLVRAMDFAFLFDPTRKLLSIGYRVADNSLDPSCYDLLASEARLASFLAIAKGDVPASHWFHLGRALTPVGTGSALVSWSGSIFEYLMPALVMRCPPGSLLSRTYDLIVHRQIQYGAERGVPWGVSESAYNARDLDLTYQYSSFGVPGLGLKRGLIDDVVVAPYATALAAMIDPAAAVQGFARLAEAGGRGAYGYYEALDYTGTRVPDGASVTVIQAYMSHHQGMTLIAIANVLNGGAMRSRFHAEPMVRAAELLLQERTPRDVPVTRPRADEVSAVAQVRDLIPPVVRRLTSPHEETPRTHLLSNGQYAVMVTAAGSGYSRWRDMAVTRWREDATRDNWGAYVFLRDMTTGGVWSAGYQPSGVEPDDYEVTFCEERAEIIRRDGKWSTTLEVVVSSEDDAEVRRLSISNLGASARDLQVTSYAELALAPQAADVAHPAFGNLFVQTEFVQEVGALLATRRRRSDEEPAVWLAHVVVVEGETVGALEYETDRARFLGRGHHVRTAVSMMDGRPLSNTAGSVLDPMMSLRRTVRVPAGGTVHVVFSTIAGSTREQVLDLADKYCDARVFERAVSLAWTQAHVQLHHLGIETGEAQLFQRLANAVLYADASLRPSAETLADSTLDRTALWAHGISGDLPIVLASVDKAEDVDLVRQLLRAHEYWRMRQLAADVVILNEKASSYEQGLQGSLEALVKGSRLRLCPDTGAPRGGIYLLRTDLLSAQDRLLLQQAARVVLLSRRGSLAEQVTRLQRRQSPPPPTAPIRRVQKRLDVPLPDRNLEFFNGLGGFADEGREYVTMLGEGLRTPRPWVNVIANPSFGFLVSESGSGFTWSLNSHENQLTPWSNDPVTDLSGEAFYIRDDESQEVWSPTALPIRDDPAPYVACHGQGYSRFHHGSHGILAELLQCVPPEDPIKISRLTLQNLSGRSRRLSITAYAEWVLGSSRSDSAPYLVTEMDPETGALFARNAWSGEFGGRIAFSDLAGKQTSWTGDRAEFLGRNGTPERPLALALGGTLSGRVGAGLDPCAALQLTIELAADERAEIVWFLGQTEGREQSRLLVERYRGMDMNALLGDVIRRWDDVLGAVQVRTPERATDVMLNRWALYQTLVCRVWARAAFYQLSGAYGFRDQLQDVMALSVAARDVTREHLLRAAARQFVEGDVQHWWHPPSGRGVRTRISDDLLWLPYAVVQFLEVTGDMTVLDELVPFLEGERLAEGQQESYFQPRVSETRATLFEHCARALDRSLAVGRHGLPLMGAGDWNDGMNRVGQEGRGESVWLGWFLHTVLWEFAKVAASRGEHVRAEAWRLHVSALKAAIEREGWDGEWYRRAYCDDGTPLGSAAGQECRIDSIAQSWGVISGAADPARGARAMAAVDQYLVNRRDGLIRLLTPPFDQTAMDPGYIKGYLPGIRENGGQYTHAAVWTVLAFVALGDGDKAGELFRLLNPVQRIASRANVQRYKVEPYVVAGDVYAEPPHVGRGGWTWYSGAAGWFYRAGVEGMLGFRLRGATLCIDPCIPHNWPGYSIQFRYHSAVYDISVENPHHVSRGVTLTELDGQPVTGREGIPLVFDGAHRIRIVLG is encoded by the coding sequence ATGGATACAGTGCCTTCATTTGTTCCTTTGAGTGCAGAGCTGAACGAGCCGATACGCGCCGAGTTGTTTGGCGCCGAGCGCCTTGAACAGCATGCGGAGAGTCTGGCGGTGGCGCAGGTTGTGACGGACGACTCCCGGCGGGGCGGACTCCTCATGCCCCGCGTCCTGGAGAATGGACGGGTGTTGGTGGATTCCTACCGGACGATCGCCCGCGCGATTCGTGATGAGAAGGCCATTACCCCTGCCGCGGAGTGGCTGGTCGATAATTTCCACATTGTGGATGAACAGCTTCGCGAGATTGTCGATGATTTGCCCCCTGGGTATTACCGGCAATTGCCGAAGCTGGCATCCGGGCATTTGCAGCAGTATCCACGGGTATTCGGGGTCGCCTGGGCATTCGTCGCGCACACCGACAGCCGGTTCGATCCCGACATGCTGCGCCGGTTTGTTGTGGCCTATCAGCGTGTGCAACCGCTGACGATGGGGGAATTATGGGCCGTGGCGATTTCGCTGCGTGTCGTGCTCGTCGAAAACCTTCGCCGGCTGGCTGAACGGATGGTGCAGAGCCGCGCCGCCAGGCTGGAAGCCGACGAACTGGCAGACAGCCTGCTGGGGAGCGGGGCGGTGGCCCCTGAGTCTCCGGCCACGGCGTTGCGCCGGTTTGAACACAGGCCATTGGCCACGGCGTTTGCCGTGCAGCTGGTCCAGCGGCTTCGCGACCTGGATCCCAAGGTGCGTCCTGTGCTGCGGTGGCTGGACGAACGGCTGGCCGCGCAGGGGACGACCGCCGACGACATGGTGCATGCCGAGCATCAGCAACAGGCGGCCATGAGTGTGACCGTGCGCAATGTCATTACCAGCATGCGGCTGACCTCGGCTTTCGACTGGGCGGAGTTTGTCGAGCACGTCAGCCTGGTGGATGCGATGTTGCGGCGTGCTTCCGGTTATGCCGAGATGGATTTTGTCACCCGAGACACCTACCGGCATGGCGTTGAAGATCTCTCGCGCGGCACGGGGCTTTCTGAAATCGACGTGGCCACGCGTGTGGTGCAGCGCGCTCTGCAGGCGGGGGCTGAGGCTCATGCGTCGGCACAGCCGGAGCGGGAACGGCAGCGGGATCCCGGCTATTACCTCATCTCACAAGGCCGCCGGGCCTTTGAACGCGAACTGGGCTACCGGGAGTCCTGGAAGCAGCGGCTGGTGCGGTGGTATGTCCAGGCGTCGGCGCCTGGCTATTTGGGATCGCTGGCCGTTGTGACCGCCATGGTTCTGGCCTTGCCGCTGTGGTACGCGGATCACACGGGTGTGGGCATCGCGGGTCTCGCCTTGCTCGGTCTTCTGGCCCTCGTCCCTGCATCGGATGTCGCGATGGCGCTGATCAATCGGACCGTGATGACGATTCTCGGTCCGCGGCCTTTGCCCCGCATGGCGTTGCGCAACGGCATCCCGAAAGAGTTGCGGACGATCGTCGTGGTGCCCACGCTGCTGACGGATCCACAGGGCATTGAGGAGCACGTCGAGCGGTTGGAAGTGCACTATCTGGCGAATGCGGATGAGGACTTGCGCTTCGTGCTGCTTTCTGACTGGCGAGATGCGCCGAGTGAATGCCTGCCGGGCGATGCCGAGCTGCTGGCGAGCGCGGGCGAGGGGATCGCGCGTCTGAACCGGCGGTATGGCCCCGCGGCCGGAGGCGGATCGCGTTTTGTGCTGTTGCATCGCCGTCGCCTCTGGAACGAGTCCGAGCATCTCTGGATGGGATGGGAACGGAAGCGCGGCAAGCTGCACGAGTTGAATCAATTGCTGCGCGGTTCGGCAAGCACGACGTTCATATCCGTCTGCGGGCATCCTCCCGAAGTCATTCCATCGGTCCGGTTTGTCATCACGCTGGATGCCGATACACGGCTGCCGCGAGGAGCTGCGCACCGCTTGATCGGCACTATGGCCCATCCGCTGAACCGGCCCCGGTTCGACCCGCGCGCCGGTCGTGTGCTCGATGGCTATGGAGTCGTGCAGCCGCGCATTACGCCGTCGCTGCCGGGCAGCGGCGAGGGGTCCTATTTTCAACAAACGTTTTCCGGCCCCAGCGGGGTCGATCCCTACGCCTCGGCCGTGTCCGATGTCTACCAGGATTTGTTTCGGGAAGGATCGTACACCGGCAAGGGCATTTATGAGATCGACGCGTTCGAGGCGGCGCTGGCCGGGAAGGTGCCGGATAATACGATGCTCAGTCACGATCTCTTTGAAGGGCTGTTCGCGCGCGCGGCCCTGGCGACCGACATCGAACTGTTCGAAGCCTTTCCCGCCCATTATGAAGCGGCGGCCGCCAGACAGCATCGCTGGGCGCGCGGCGATTGGCAGTTGCTGCCCTGGCTGTTCGGTCGCGGACACACCGGTTCAATGCCTGCTCGACCGGTCACGATTCCCGCGATCGGCCGCTGGAAGATGGCCGATAATCTTCGCCGTACGTTGTCGGCTCCCACGGCCTGTCTGACATTGATCGCCGGGTGGCTGCTGCCGAAGGGATCGGCCTGGGTGTGGTCCGGATGTATTCTGAGCGCCATCGCGATTCCCTCGCTCGTGTCCGTTGTACTCGGGCTCTACCCACGCCGGCCCGGTGTGGCGCTGCGTACTCATTTGCGAGGGGTTGGCGCCGACCTCAAGTTGGCCGCGGCGCAAATCGGCTTGACGTCCACCTTCCTCGCGCATCAGGCCTGGCTCATGATGGATGCGATTGTTCGGACGCTCGGACGGCTTGCGATCACGCACCGGCCGATGCTGGAATGGGTGACAGCGGCGCAAGCCGAGCAAGCGTACACGTGCAACTTGACCGGGATGTACCGCCGCATGGCCGGCAGTGTGGCGCTGGCCGTCCTGGCAGGCGGCGGAGTGGCGGTGTGGGGAGGGGAGGGTTCCTGGGCCGCTGCGGCTCCGTTTCTCCTGCTCTGGGTGGCGGCTCCTGCCGTGGCGCGGTGGGTCAGTCTGCCGCCTCCACAGATCGGGGCCGAGCCGGTGTCCCCGGCGGATGCCAGAGCCCTGCGATTGATTGCGCGCCGGACCTGGCGGTTCTTCGAGACGTTCGTCTCCTCGGAGGACCATGCACTGCCCCCCGATAACTTTCAGGAAGATCCGAAACCCGTCGTCGCGCATCGCACATCTCCGACGAATATCGGGCTCTATCTGCTCTCCACCCTGGCCGCCCGTGATCTGGGCTGGCTGGGGACGGTCGAGGCGGCCGAACGGCTGGACGCCACGCTGGCCACCATGCACCGTCTCGAGCGGTGCCACGGACATTTTTACAACTGGTACGACACGCGTACGCTGTGCCCGCTGGATCCCAAGTATGTGTCCTCGGTCGATAGCGGGAATCTCGCGGGACATTTGGTGGCCGTGAGCAATGGATGCCGCGAACTGATTCAGTCCTCCTCTATCGACGGCAATCTGTTGGCCGGCATCGATGATGCCATCCAGTTATTACGCGAGGCACTCGCAGAGATACCGGATCAGCGACAGACACACACGGTGACTCGCAAACAGTTGAGCCAGGCGGTCGATCTGGTGGCGGCCGCGTTACGGTCGCGGCCGGGCGATGCCGCAGGGTGGACGAGCCGGATTGGCCACCTGCATACCGTCTCCCGTACGGTGGCCGATATGGCGCAGGCCCTCTCGCAGGAGCGGGGAGAAGGGCCGGACGGGGAGTTGCGCATCTGGGCCGAGGCGATCCGCGTCTGCGTCGAGAGCCATGTTCGGGACGCGGCGCTGGTGCTTCCCTGGATCCGCTTCAGTGACAAAGACCTTGCGGCTCTGTTCGATGGACCTTCTGGGCCGTCCCCGGAGTGGGCGGTCATTGCGCCGCACTTCCATCCCGTTCCCACGCTGGCCAGCGCGCCGGAACGGTGTGAGGCCGCGCTCCGTGCGCTCGACTCCCTGCGGAGCGAACGGCTCAGCACTCCCGCGCCGCACCGGGTCAGTTTGGGGCGGATTGCGGCCTTGGCTGACGCGCTGCGGCAATCGGCTGCCGATGTCACGCTGTTGACCCGGCGTCTCGCGGCAATGGCGGACGACGCGGAACGTCTGGTGCGCGCCATGGATTTCGCCTTCTTGTTCGATCCGACGCGCAAGCTGCTTTCCATCGGCTATCGTGTGGCGGACAACAGTTTGGATCCCAGCTGCTACGACTTATTGGCGTCGGAGGCCAGGCTGGCGAGCTTTCTGGCTATCGCGAAGGGGGATGTGCCGGCCTCGCACTGGTTTCACTTGGGCCGGGCGTTGACGCCGGTGGGGACGGGTTCCGCGCTGGTGTCCTGGTCTGGTTCGATCTTCGAATATCTGATGCCCGCGCTGGTGATGCGGTGCCCGCCTGGCAGCTTGCTGAGCCGGACCTATGACCTGATTGTGCATCGGCAGATTCAGTATGGGGCGGAACGCGGCGTGCCCTGGGGGGTGTCGGAGTCGGCCTACAATGCCAGAGATCTGGATTTGACCTACCAGTATTCCAGCTTCGGGGTGCCGGGTCTTGGCCTCAAGCGCGGTCTGATCGACGATGTCGTCGTGGCCCCTTATGCGACGGCGCTCGCGGCCATGATCGATCCCGCCGCGGCGGTGCAAGGATTCGCTCGACTGGCCGAGGCCGGCGGACGGGGCGCATATGGCTATTATGAGGCGCTGGATTATACCGGCACACGCGTTCCTGACGGGGCATCGGTGACGGTCATCCAGGCCTATATGTCGCATCATCAGGGCATGACGCTCATTGCCATCGCAAATGTGCTGAACGGCGGGGCGATGCGAAGCCGCTTTCACGCCGAGCCGATGGTCCGGGCGGCGGAGCTCCTGCTCCAGGAACGCACGCCGCGCGATGTGCCGGTGACGAGGCCGCGAGCGGACGAGGTATCTGCCGTGGCGCAGGTCCGCGATCTCATTCCGCCGGTCGTGCGGCGATTGACGTCGCCGCATGAGGAGACACCGCGCACCCATCTGCTCTCGAATGGGCAGTATGCCGTGATGGTGACGGCGGCAGGCTCGGGCTATAGCCGATGGCGGGATATGGCTGTGACGCGCTGGCGGGAGGATGCGACGCGGGATAATTGGGGCGCCTATGTATTTCTCCGCGACATGACGACGGGGGGTGTCTGGTCCGCGGGGTATCAGCCCAGCGGCGTCGAGCCTGACGACTATGAGGTGACGTTTTGCGAAGAACGCGCGGAGATTATCCGGCGGGATGGCAAGTGGAGCACCACGCTCGAGGTGGTGGTGTCATCAGAGGATGATGCCGAAGTCCGGCGCCTTTCGATCAGCAATCTGGGCGCCAGCGCCCGCGATCTGCAAGTCACCTCCTATGCCGAACTGGCTCTGGCTCCGCAGGCGGCCGATGTCGCCCATCCGGCTTTTGGCAATCTCTTTGTGCAGACGGAATTCGTGCAGGAGGTGGGGGCATTGCTCGCCACTCGGCGCAGACGGTCAGACGAGGAACCGGCGGTCTGGCTCGCTCATGTGGTGGTGGTCGAAGGGGAGACGGTGGGGGCCTTGGAATATGAAACGGATCGTGCCCGATTTTTGGGCCGCGGGCATCATGTCCGTACGGCCGTCTCGATGATGGACGGCCGGCCGCTGTCGAATACAGCCGGGTCCGTCCTCGATCCTATGATGAGTCTGCGCCGCACGGTGCGTGTGCCAGCTGGAGGGACGGTGCATGTCGTGTTTTCAACTATTGCCGGGTCCACTCGCGAGCAGGTGCTGGACCTGGCGGATAAGTATTGCGATGCGAGGGTATTTGAGCGGGCCGTGTCGCTGGCCTGGACGCAGGCGCACGTCCAACTGCATCATCTCGGCATTGAGACCGGTGAAGCGCAGCTCTTTCAGCGATTGGCGAATGCGGTGTTATATGCCGATGCCTCCCTGCGGCCCTCTGCAGAGACGCTGGCCGACAGTACGCTGGATCGTACGGCACTCTGGGCCCATGGCATCTCCGGTGATTTGCCCATCGTCTTAGCCTCGGTTGATAAGGCGGAGGATGTCGATCTCGTCCGGCAATTGCTTCGGGCCCATGAATATTGGCGCATGAGACAGCTGGCGGCCGATGTGGTCATCCTGAACGAGAAGGCGTCGTCATACGAGCAGGGCCTGCAAGGCTCGCTGGAGGCGCTGGTGAAAGGCAGCCGATTGCGCCTCTGTCCTGATACCGGAGCGCCACGGGGCGGCATTTATCTCCTGCGGACCGATCTGCTCTCTGCGCAAGACCGGCTGCTCTTGCAGCAAGCGGCCCGGGTTGTGCTGTTGAGCCGGCGGGGCTCGTTGGCGGAGCAGGTGACCCGATTACAGCGCCGGCAGAGCCCCCCGCCACCCACGGCGCCAATCCGGCGTGTTCAGAAACGGCTGGATGTGCCCTTGCCTGACCGGAACCTCGAATTTTTTAACGGACTGGGCGGTTTTGCCGATGAGGGCCGTGAGTATGTCACGATGCTTGGTGAAGGGCTGAGGACGCCGCGCCCGTGGGTCAACGTGATTGCGAACCCATCGTTCGGCTTTCTGGTTTCGGAATCTGGCTCGGGGTTCACCTGGTCGTTGAATAGCCACGAGAATCAGCTGACGCCCTGGTCGAATGATCCGGTAACCGATCTATCCGGAGAGGCGTTCTATATCCGCGATGACGAGTCACAGGAGGTATGGAGTCCCACGGCCCTTCCGATTCGCGATGACCCGGCACCCTATGTCGCCTGTCACGGACAGGGCTATAGCCGGTTCCATCATGGGTCGCATGGCATTCTGGCCGAACTGCTGCAATGTGTGCCGCCTGAAGACCCGATCAAGATTTCGAGACTGACGCTGCAGAATCTGTCCGGCCGTTCCCGGCGCTTGTCCATTACGGCCTATGCGGAGTGGGTGTTGGGGAGTTCCCGCAGCGACTCCGCGCCGTATCTCGTGACGGAGATGGATCCCGAGACCGGTGCGCTGTTTGCGCGGAATGCCTGGAGCGGTGAATTCGGCGGCCGCATCGCGTTTTCCGATCTCGCAGGGAAGCAGACGTCCTGGACCGGCGATCGTGCGGAATTCCTTGGCCGCAATGGCACTCCCGAGCGCCCGCTGGCGCTTGCGCTTGGAGGAACATTGTCTGGCCGTGTCGGCGCCGGCCTCGATCCCTGTGCCGCGCTCCAATTGACGATTGAGCTGGCGGCGGACGAACGGGCTGAGATCGTCTGGTTTCTTGGCCAGACGGAGGGACGGGAGCAGTCGCGTCTCTTGGTCGAGCGGTATCGCGGTATGGATATGAACGCGCTCCTGGGCGACGTGATCCGTCGGTGGGATGACGTGTTGGGTGCGGTGCAGGTCCGCACGCCTGAGCGGGCCACGGATGTCATGTTGAACCGCTGGGCCCTCTATCAGACGCTGGTGTGCCGCGTCTGGGCGCGGGCGGCGTTTTATCAGTTGAGCGGGGCCTACGGGTTTCGTGACCAGCTTCAGGATGTCATGGCCCTGAGTGTGGCGGCGCGCGATGTGACCCGTGAGCATCTGCTGCGGGCCGCCGCCCGGCAATTCGTCGAGGGCGATGTGCAGCACTGGTGGCATCCTCCGTCAGGTCGTGGTGTGCGGACCCGTATTTCCGACGACCTGCTCTGGTTGCCGTATGCGGTCGTTCAATTTCTTGAGGTCACGGGCGACATGACCGTGCTCGATGAGCTGGTGCCTTTTTTGGAAGGCGAGAGGTTGGCGGAGGGGCAACAGGAATCCTATTTTCAGCCAAGGGTGTCCGAGACGCGCGCCACGCTCTTTGAACATTGTGCGCGGGCCTTGGACCGGAGTCTGGCTGTTGGCCGTCACGGCCTCCCGCTTATGGGCGCCGGAGACTGGAATGACGGGATGAATCGTGTCGGCCAGGAGGGCAGGGGGGAAAGTGTCTGGCTCGGCTGGTTCCTGCATACGGTGCTCTGGGAGTTTGCCAAAGTGGCCGCCTCCCGAGGCGAGCATGTGCGGGCAGAAGCCTGGCGGCTTCATGTGAGCGCGTTGAAGGCCGCGATCGAGCGGGAGGGGTGGGACGGAGAATGGTACCGGCGCGCGTATTGTGACGATGGGACGCCCCTTGGATCTGCGGCGGGCCAGGAATGCCGGATCGATTCGATCGCGCAGTCTTGGGGTGTGATCAGCGGCGCAGCGGACCCGGCCCGCGGTGCGCGCGCCATGGCGGCGGTGGATCAGTACCTGGTCAACCGGCGAGACGGGCTGATCAGGTTATTGACGCCACCTTTTGACCAGACGGCAATGGATCCCGGATATATCAAAGGCTATCTCCCGGGCATTCGCGAAAACGGAGGCCAATACACGCATGCGGCCGTCTGGACGGTGCTGGCATTCGTGGCACTGGGTGATGGAGATAAGGCCGGCGAATTGTTCCGCCTGTTAAATCCTGTTCAACGCATTGCCTCGCGCGCAAACGTGCAACGGTACAAAGTCGAGCCCTATGTGGTCGCCGGGGATGTGTATGCCGAGCCTCCGCACGTCGGGCGGGGAGGATGGACCTGGTACAGCGGGGCGGCCGGCTGGTTCTATCGGGCCGGTGTGGAAGGAATGCTTGGCTTTCGCTTACGGGGCGCGACTCTCTGCATCGATCCGTGTATTCCACATAACTGGCCCGGGTATTCCATTCAGTTCCGGTATCATTCAGCGGTCTATGACATCTCGGTCGAAAATCCGCACCATGTGAGCCGTGGCGTGACGCTGACAGAGTTGGACGGGCAGCCGGTGACTGGCCGGGAAGGGATTCCGCTTGTTTTCGACGGCGCGCATCGCATTCGGATCGTGTTGGGGTGA
- a CDS encoding RNA-binding protein, which yields MGKRVLYVGGLSEGISDIELCDLFRKYGAVARATIVRHKHSGKSAGYGFVEMGSGEQALTAALALEGTQFAGQSLRLYVTPHITHTT from the coding sequence ATGGGGAAACGGGTTCTCTATGTCGGTGGACTATCGGAAGGCATCTCGGACATCGAGCTGTGCGACCTGTTCAGGAAATACGGAGCCGTGGCACGCGCCACCATCGTCCGGCACAAACACAGCGGCAAATCGGCGGGATACGGTTTTGTGGAAATGGGCTCCGGCGAGCAAGCCTTGACCGCGGCCCTCGCGCTGGAGGGCACGCAATTCGCCGGCCAATCGCTGCGGCTATACGTCACTCCGCATATCACGCACACGACATGA
- a CDS encoding helix-hairpin-helix domain-containing protein, which yields MMGRNVHSMTTSNRWAEAIAAKVYLIADELGLQTYKLTDINCATSKRLQSLNGSGVLCAKKIVQGRPYQRTEDLVTRHVLSQDVYDGMKDQIMVMQP from the coding sequence ATGATGGGACGCAATGTCCACTCAATGACAACCAGCAATCGGTGGGCTGAGGCGATTGCCGCAAAGGTGTACCTGATTGCCGACGAGTTGGGGCTTCAGACGTACAAATTGACGGATATTAATTGTGCGACGTCCAAACGGCTTCAATCTCTGAACGGCAGCGGAGTGTTGTGCGCCAAGAAGATCGTACAGGGTCGGCCCTATCAGCGGACAGAGGATCTGGTGACAAGGCACGTGCTGTCGCAGGATGTCTATGACGGGATGAAGGATCAGATCATGGTGATGCAACCATGA